TCCAAAGATCCACCTGGACACCAGTGGAAACATGGTCTCCCAAAACACCATCATTGTGGTGGCAGGCAATAAACTCCGTCTGGATGTGGAGATCACAGGAGAGCCAGCACCTACCTGTGTTTGGTCTAAAGGAGATCAAGTAAGGATGTGACGAGAAAAATATGAACACTTATTTGTTAATCCATGATATTGGAAGGTGAACATCTTTGTGCTGTATggcctgttttttgttgtgcGCTCACtatctcctctccctctttgtctcttccACCGGGCTTCATTTAAATGCTACCTCACCAGCAAACAAAACTGCTGTTCTGTTTAGATTTGACCCAACCAATGTGAATGTATGTGCCCACAGGCAGTCAGGGGCACAGGGGTGCAAACACAGGGACTGGAAATGTCTGTGCCCTAGGGGGACAGCTACATGCTTGTTTTGCCACAATGTCACATATGGGCTTTAGACCACTGGTAGGCCAAAGTGCAGCCAAAGTCTCTCTCTGGCTAACTCAACTGGCCCATAAATGCCCTTCTCATCAGCCCCATCATCTCTGTGATTTGCCCCAAATTCTCTCTGGTTACCCTGTGTGCCGCTGTGGGTTAACTTTAGGGGGAACCCTGCTTCTGAACTTGCACATTGTAGAGGAGCCCCTTTGTAATTTTCACACCTCCACTTTAGAGAGCCTTTGCACATACCTGACTAAAGAAAGCTGTGTTTTAAAGCTGAATTTTAGGGTCAAGTTTAACTCCACccacattttatgaaaataaatgtcgGTCTTAATCAACCTTGACTCATTTAGTTAGGTGTGCTTGACTCAGATGATTGCATCTTCAGCACTACTTTAAAATACCACTGCAAGTTACCCCACACTTAAAAGCACTTAAATGCTGAAATTAGTTTGCTGTTTGTTAGCCAATTACAGACACTGAAGGGCGCATAAGGGTGGAGGCCAGGAAAGATCTGAGCTGCTTCGTCATAGAGGGGGCAGAGAGGGAGGATGAGGGCAACTACACCATCTGTGTTACCAACCCTGCCGGAGAGGACAAGGCTATGCTGTTTGTGAAGATTGTGGGTATGTGAAGATCTTATCATAATGTCAACAGGCAATCCCGTGCTGTGATTTGGTGTGACGTGGTTTATAAGTCACCAGTTGTTAAATAGTTCACATGTATTTAATGTGGCGGTTGAGACGgttcaacacaaaaacaaaagccacaGACATAGCATTCACTTTAAACATCTGTTTACTGTAActataacccccccccacacacacacacacacacacgtactaTCCAAACCAACTGTACCGAGGAAATTTGCCACTGGGAGCTGATCAATAACCAGATAGATACGGTTAGCAAGTTACAAACACATGACAgtgggatatacagtatatttgtgtgATTTAACAGCTTCACTTAACTAGACTTCACTAAACTACACTTTAAACGTAGCACTCGGGCATTAAAAGATGCTGGGCGCCATTTAGATAACGTTTTAGCTGTTGCTTTGTAGTCTAAGGGAAGAGTATGGACATgcatatgaaaataaaaaagatgttgGACCTCATTGCTTCTTTGATACAATCATTTAGCGTCAATAATCATAATTAGTTATGTAACACTTACTTAACACACAAGAAATTTCCTCCTGTCAACAACACACTCACTTCCGTCGGCgcttatgtatttgtgttgtaacttttgcgtttgtgttgtagcttttgcgtttgtgttgtagattttgtgtttgtgttgaaccGTCTTGGCCACCGTAATTTTAAGCTTTTCTGATGTACATTAAAACTAACTGTTATCGTGTTTTAGATGTGCCTGACCCCCCTGAGAATGTCAGATGCACATCCGTGGGAGAGGACTGCGGCACCATTGTTTGGGATGTCCCCAAGTTTGATGGCGGTGCTCCACTCAAAGGTGAAGAATGAACATTGCCTTCACTTGTTCATATTTAATGGGCTTTGCATATGGGATTTTGATAACATTTCTTGGGTTTCTGGGTGTATTCAATTATTATTCTGCCTGTGTTTCATGGTTTCTTGGTTTCTCCTTCACCAGGTTATCTcatggagaggaagaagaaaggcTCCTCCAGATGGACAAAACTCAACTTTGATGTTTATGAATCGACCACATATGAGGCTAAGAGGATGATTGAAGGTGTTATGTATGAGATGAGGGTGTTTGCTATCAACAGCATTGGCATGTCTCCGCCAAGTATCACCTCCAAACCCTTCATGCCAATTGGTACGTATCACAGCCATTTTCACTCCATCTTTCTTGGCTTCCTCCATTTGTGCGCCTACCCATCTTCAGTCAACCCCGTGATTCTCCtgagtctctctttctgtcacccTCAGCCCCAACTAGTGAGCCAATACGTCTGTCAGTGCATGATGTTACAGACAGCACATGCACCCTGAAGTGGCTTGCCCCCGAGAAGATTGGAGCTGGGGGCCTGGATGGCTATGTTATTGAATACTGCAAGGAAGGAGGTGATGAGaccaaacattttgtttacaatgaTTCATACACATATGGAGAATTTAACAAAATTCTCTAATTAAATTGCAACTTAAAGGCATTTTTTGGTTAGTTTTAAATGGAACAGGTCATAGACCCAAAGAGAGAATGAATATATGTGATAGAAGAAGACCATGAAAAGTAATCAGATTTCAATCCCACTCACTGTGATCTACTGCATGTAATTCTCTTTACATCCAGACACTGAGTGGGTGGTGGCAAACCAGGAACTTTGTGAGAGGCAGGGATTTGTGGTGCGTGGCCTTCCAGTGGGGGAGAAGATCAACTTTAGGGTGGTGGCAGTGAACATCGCTGGACGCAGTCCTCCAGCTGTGCTTGGACAACCCGTCACCATCCGTGAGATCATGGGTGAGTTAGAGAGTACttgtaaacatattttatgGATTATATCTCATATTCAGTTATGGCATTTTAGTGCTTCTTATGGTTTATATAGACAGACACATATTTCTATTTGTATAGtacaatactgtatattttaataacAAGTCTTTTCCTGCTTTAGAGCATCCTAAGATCCGCCTCCCTCGCGAGCTGAGAACAAAGTACATCAGGAAAGTAGGAGAAAAGATCAACCTGACCATCCCCTTCCAGGTTAGAAACAAACCTCTGCTAAGGTTTTAGATTGGTTCCATATATTGCATGAAAGCTCTGTACTAAAATATGTGATATCGAAAATAATACCAGTGGGAAACTGGTAATAAACCAtaacaaataaatgcataatGTCTATGAGGGGAGTCTGTTTACAGGGAGTACTACTGCACATGTGAAATTCTTTCATATGTGTGGCTCCAAAGGGAGctgcattaaataaaaaggcaatatCTGAGTTTCTGCTGCATGGATTTTTTCTTCACAGTCCATCAGTCAGTGTTGTAGAAGTGCAATGCAAAATTGGTGGTATACTCTTTTAAGAATAAAATCCACATTTACCATATGCACACAAGTTAGATTTTGTTTAACACTATTATTCATCGTAGGAGTGCCCTTTTCACCCTGCTAACTTTAACGAGAAACACTCTGAAAGGTCTAAAGAAAATGAGATTCTACTTTTCTTGTTTATAATCAGTACCTTATAACATATACTGTGTCTAGGTTTCTGTTTAGGATGTTGTCTGTCAAGTATTGTATGTTTACAGCTCACACAGTATAACTAACCATGCACCACATTAAAATCAAaagacttttttatgttgtgcCATCAATCATTTTGGATTAGTAAATGTCATATCTGTAataaaaagactaaaagcaaatatttttttatactaaAAAAAAGGCCAATTTCTGTGTCTTATAGGGTAAGCCTCGCCCTGTTGCAACCTGGTACAAGGATGGTCAACCCATTGACCCCCAAATGGTCAGTGTCCGTAACTCAAACGTGGACACCATCCTTTTTATCCGGAgtgcagagagagagcactCTGGAACATATGAGCTGGTGCTAAAGATCGAGAACATGGAGGACAGAGCAACCGTCGTCATCAGGATTGTTGGTAAGGTTGTCAGCTCTCTGCAACTGGGGACATCCATTTCTACTTGTGCTAAAATGTTGTTACTTTATCCATCAGTGTCAGCAATTCCGTGACAACTATTCGTTTCTTTGAAGAAAACCACTTCTGAAATTCAACACAACTGAAATGCTCTGACATTTAATCCATTCAGATAAACCTGGCCCACCTCTGAACGTGAAGGTGACAGAGGTCTGGGGCTTCAATGCAGCACTGGAGTGGGCCCCCCCCAAGGACGATGGCAACTGTGACATCACTGGATACACCATCCAGAAGGCAGACTTCAAGACCAAGGTGAGaaaggaggtggaggggggtAGCATTTCAAACCTACAGTAGATCATCCCTACAGTCTGCTGCATGTACAGTAGGGCCTGCAGCTCAACAATAATGCTGCGAATACAGTGTCAGACACTTTTACTATATGCCCACTTGAATTTaacattatcacattttttctctctacagGAATGGTTCACTGTTTATGAACACAACAGACGGACAAACTGCACGGCTTCAGATCTGATCATGGGCAATGAATACATGTTCCGTGTCTTCAGTGAAAACATCTGCGGCCTGAGCGAGGAGGCGCGTGTAAGCAAGAACACGGCTGTCATCGCCAAGAAAGGTGTGTGTAGTCCAGCAGGTGTTTGTTTGTAGTGGATACGGCATTTTATACAATCGTCCTCACCCTCCCACCTTTCTCCATAGGCCTGGAGATCAAAACAAACCCCTACAAGGAGAAAGATATGTCCTGTGTGCCCAAGTTTACTCAGCCCCTGATTGACAGATGTGCAGTGGCCGGTTACAGTACCGCCATCAGCTGTGCCGTTAGAGGCTTCCCCAAGGTAAACCTGCATTTTAAAATAGGCCGCGAAGTGTGACTCACAGGAGGCGTCTGACACTGCCGGTTCTcataagctaaaaaaaaaaaaaggtctgaacTTTGCTGTAAGAGAGACATGTACGCAGATCTACCAGCAGCAGcctttcaatttcaaacaacATTGCGCGAAAAGACAAATTTTCTGTAATCTAACATTGAAATGTTGCATCTGATgattaaataactttattttttccatatctCAGCCTAAGATCGTTTGGATGAAGAACAGGATGATCATCGGTCAGGATCCCAAGTTCTTGATGCAGAACAACCAGGGAGTGCTGACCCTTAATATTCGCAAGCCAGGAACCTTTGACTCTGGAAAATACTCCTGCATGGCTGTCAATGATCTGGGCCAAGACGAAGTGGAGTGCAAGCTGGACATCCGAGGTAAGAACAGAGGGGATGAGAGGGGCTGCAGGGCTGGAGGCAGATGGGAGGGGAGGGATGAAGGAGGGGGAGCGTTGGTAATTTGAGTGCAGGAGGACTTTATTTTGTGGTTTGGAATACAGAAGATTACGAGGTTAGTTTTACTTATGTGACGCACACTCAAATCTAAAAGCTGACTGTGTTTTTACGATGACAGCTGCaatagaattgaattgtttGAATGTGGATGTGAAACAAAATACTTGCCATTCAATTAGGGCTTATGTCAACAAAATCTAACTCTCATCATCTGTCCTGTTATCCCACAGTTGCCGCAGACCCGGAGAAGAAGTGAGAAACCGAACAGCAAAGAATGTGAAATCATATGAACCAAACTGTGAATGTCAGTATTTAGAATACACTGTCACAgagtgaataaaataaaatgtagctATGCCTGCTATACATAAcgatttatttcaaatgtatgttCTATTAAAGTTAGTTAACATACtttacatttgtagtttttagtCACACTAACAGCATTTGTAGAAGTGAAGCTCACAAGCCTCTCCACACACATAATCAggatattaaaatacattacacGTATTATTAGAGAAGCACCTTTCTGTATATTTGGCACATCTGTGACAGTTGTCCACACTACACCTCCCTGGAATAGTGTGCTCTCCTCCTGTGGATTGCCACTCCTATGCTGAACAACAGTGCCACTGCCAGGACACCCACAGCCACTGCAAGAGCTGTTATGACACCTGTGGGAGGCAGAAATCCTGTTTAGGGTACCTAGAATGTGGAACATTTGGAAGATTTCCAAAAGTcttgatatttttaaatcagacaGTCTGTGCTGAAAATCCCCACATTGGTCCCTAAAGTGAATAAAGGAATAATCATATTGCAGCGAAGTGTGAGAAGCCGCTTAGGCCAAAATTGAATACTTGACTTGGGTGCACATATATACTGATACTATGCACTTGCACAATCATGGATACTCATGTGcttatacacatatacatacagtacatacgtACACATGTATGCATCCATACCCTGAGAATGTGTATAAGTATGAGGCTATATGAGTGTGAGCATTTATGCATGTGCGTACTTAGTAGgtgtatgtgcgtgcatgcgtgtttgtgtgcttagTAAGTACGTTTGTTACATATGTTCCCATACCATTCCAAACCTGGGACTTCCATACCTGGGTGAAAGTCACAGGTTTGTGTGAACCGACCTCCTACATCATGAacattcatactgtacatacgaagcacacacatgcagtacatacTCTCACTTATATACCCTCATACTCATATCCATTCTCATTTATGCATGCTTGTATATATATAAGAATGTGTTTCTATACACATGGGGGTATGGATATACAGTTTGTGCAAGTGTTTTATACCGGTATACATGTATTTACAAGTGAAGTATGCAGGCAAAGCATTAACAATGTCAAAATATGTATGGAAACATAAGTCATTGCAAAcaggagaattaaaaaaaacaacttctttaCCTGTGCTTGACAATCTTGTGTTAAACCCGCACTCGGCCTCTGACTGTTCTGCCACCACGTCCCGCACCAGCTCAGTGACCATGGGCAAAGGGCAGGGGTTCAGCCCGTTGCATCCGGGCACAGGGTTGGGGTAGGGGTCGTGTTTGGAGTCATTGCGGTAATACAGCTCCAGAGAATAGGAACTGTGAAATTACAGTATCATCTCATTACCACAATGTGATGACATACATGTGCTATGTAAACAGGGTTGTATCATGTGCTAATTTGTCCATTGCAGACCCAGATGGCTTCGAGATTTCTATCGAATTGAAAAGGAAACTGTAGTTGAATGGTTCGGTGCGGCTAAACAGTGGGATGCAATTGCTCAAAATCTGATGGTCTTTTGCCATCTGACCTAGATAGTGTAATTAAGTATGCAAAGAGCAGGCAGGATGTCATTACCCATCATTCTCCTGGTAGAACTCAAAGAGTTGACAGGCAGCGTAAGGAGGGAGAAGGCCGTTGTACACGTCCAGAGCTGCCTGCAGGGTGATGAGGGTAGAGTCGTGCTGGAATGAGAAACATCAAGGAGGTGAGTATGTGAAACAGCAGTTTGCGTGataaattataaatgtgtgtatgtgcccaAACGGTGAACTTACGGCTGAGTACATAATGAATTTCAGAGTGCTCCCTTGCTCTACGGCCCTGGAGAAATTCCTCAGGATGGCATTGAGCAGCACCCCTGGTAAATAAACACATCAGTGTCAACAttgcaaatcattttttttcccacaaaccAATTGTTTTGACCTTACTGAGCACCCTATCTTAGCGCTGTAATCATCTTTGTCCCATTAGCTCATATGTGCTAATATGCTTTGAAAGGCTGGCCCAGCACTTTACACTGTCTGAAGCATAACCAATGCCTCAGCCTGCAGTCACAACATCacatacaataacttttttaacaaaataaaaaattattctCACAAGAGTGTTTTGATTTAATTGCCTCTAATGTGACTCCTCACCTCCCGAGAGCCtggccttttcttttctcttgtgaCTGAGGATGCTGTACATGACCTCAAATGATGCAATTCTCTTTAGGGTGTCCAGAACATCTTGGGTGGCCCAGCGAGGGAGAGTCAAGTTATGGATCCTCTGCACaagaaataaatcacattacaCAACACATGAATTGCagtaaaaagtgtttaaataGGTCAAACTCGTCTCCATTATCCCAGCTATTTTTAGCACCAGTCTGAAGATAACAGAAGCTAATTTTGCAAGTGTGAATGAAAGTATTCAACCTGGCCTAATATCCACCCATCTCCTAGTGCTTTAAttatcatttaaatatgttgtcaCATTCATGTCTCACTGTATGGATACAAATTATTTGCCCCACGCTCCAGGcccctctccatctctgtgcAGATGTGTTGAAGAAAACTGATTCTTTTTGTTTGACTCTCATTGCTCTGCAGCTGGTATCAGTTGTTAAAGCATTTGTAAACGGCAGATGTGTGAAAAAGAAAGTCTACCTGACAAGTAAGAGTGTCGTAAACCCTCcatatttttttcccaaccAGTTTGGAGACAGGGTAGCCAGTGTGGTTAGAAAGTCCCTCCACAAAGTACTGCAATGTAAAGAAAAGAGTTAGAAAATTAGATCCAACCAGTGGCGTAAGAcatattcagatcctttactcaCTTACTTACCAGTAGCAAAAGTAATCTATTACAAGTGAAAGCTACTGCATTTAAAATCACATGTAGTATTTTACTGTTGAATATGACCAAAGGTGGAGTTAGTTTTAACAACTTTTACACAGTTTGGTAGAGCAAGTAAGTGTAAAGTACCATGAAAGGATAATACTTAAGTTAAGTATAACACACCCACTGGGGTACTTTGCAGTGGTCCTACAGATTCTAGATTTGACACACCAGAATCAGCAAGAATGTACCACAGCGTGGCCTATGTAGGCAAACCTTGGCTCCTACTGTACAGTGTTGAGACCGTTTGGCATTCACATATAAGTCTAGGAGAATGGAAAAGTAATCAGACAACATTTGCTTTGCAAGAGATTCTAGCAGAATATAGGGCTGAACTGACTCTCTGCTGTTTAGAGggcaaagcaacaacaacaaaaaagaaaaaagggaagcCACACTTTTTGTATATTTAGATATTGACATATACCTCACATGTGTACctgcacacagagaaacacagaagaaatGAGAGCCAGCAGTGTTTGATGTGAGTAGACCACAGACTCAAGGCACACTCAGATACACCttcctaccccccccccccactcacacacacacacacacacacacacacacacacacacacacacacacactcccaatcAGTGCCAATTAGTTAAAAAGTGAATGACACCCTCTTTCATAAGTATCTCAAAACTGCACTTAAGTACACTACTTTTTACGCTCCATCACAACATTCAAATCATCATTCTCAAATGTTTGCagaaaatgcaaatttaaaTGCTCTTTATGTAGGTATTAAAcattttggggttgtttttgcAGATGCACTAATAAGATAACTAAACAAACATTGGTCGGTTAATGGTACAGATTTGCATTCTTTATTGATTCTGTGATTGTTGTTTACTTCAGCCTTTGGTCAAACAAGACAGTGAGAAATGGCACCATCTTGCCTCCAGCAGAGGGTGTAAAAATTCAACGCAGGAGGCCCTGTCCCGATCTGAAACACCACCTTAGTAGGCAGCACATGGGACTCAGtttaattaaaacctttttattgtaATTCTTAATCTAATTCAATCCAACCGTTAATTAGCTTCACTGAGAATGTGAGAGAATTTGCACTGTGTTGCTTTTTCGAGGCACTGTAGTCACCGTGCCTGAGAAAATCACTGACAGGACATGATGTCTACAGCATAACTAACACGTCCACTGGAGGTGCTGATAACGGTGGCACCAGCAACTgcgaaatatactgtatatttcactGTTTTGCACAAATGTGCATTTCACAGTGTTTACAAATCAAGGCTCGgataagaagaaaagaagtagCTGAGGTGAGAAAAAACTGGATTATTATTCACAGGAGTTCTGATTATATAATtatactgataaaaaaaaaaacagagttacAAACAAGTTTTTAGTGTTTAACAGGCACATGACTCACGGAAAAGTGGTGTTTAACACAAACTGAGCTGTGAGTAGAACGTTCACGTCATTAGGCAGACACAGAGGATGAGTGTATTTAGATGactctcttcttctgtggtttgTCTTACCTGGTGAGCCCTTAGGAATGTCTGGTACTGCTCGCTTTCGAAGGTCTCCGTCATCAGTGCTCTGAACCTTGGACAGTCTTTGCCTGGAGACTTCAGCAGCTTGAGAAATCGAAAACAACCGCACATCAGTGGAAAGAATGCACATTAACTGCAGGTACTGCAAGTCTTCTGGGCACAATTATATGTTCATTTCACACTTTAAAACAGAAGGGAATTTCAGCACAGCAGGTTCACAGCTGAGGTGAACACAGACAGCAACACAGAGCAAGAAACACATTAACTTGTACAAGTTTCTGTTCGGCTGTGTGTGGCTGCCGTGTGAAAGGAAATATTGATGTGGCTCAGCAGCCCACCTTGTCCTGGGCCCTGGGGATGGTGTGCACTGGAACGGGCCGCCACAGTAACTGGGGCATGATGGGAGGCAGGCGTCTGGTTGGGGGGAACATCCCAGCTAGGCAGGCCTGGGCACTCATCAGAGTGCGGTCGTAGTCAGTGCTCCTCACATATAGCTGTTGGAAACAAGGTGGGAACATGGTGTTAAAGTGCATCTGTATTTGTACTCTGGCACGAATTCCTACTGTATTCTTCCAAATTAAACAATCAGGCTTACTATTTTATAGAAGTTGAAAATGCACTTGGAAACTAAAAAAGAATCACATTTGGAAAGTAGATGGTTTCTAAAATAAAGATGCAAAAATGAATGCACTCAGCAACGCAGCAGTGTATCATGAGTGTGCTGTGTTTCTCCCAAGTCAACTGAGGTATTCCCTTAACAAGAAGAGGAGGGGAGTGAGAAGAGATCCAAATggatgagagagggaggggggcaaGATCCGTCTTACTGTGATCTTTTTTGACATCAGCCTTCGCTCGTCTATATCTCTCCATCACCCCGTGTCAGGTCTTTGCACACAGTAAATCACGCTGACATGGTTGGATGTTCCTGTGATGCCGAGAATgctgcccccctcccccttttttttgtcaaattaaaacagaCATGGCAGGGTGGCTGAAAGGTACAGAACAAGTTGACAGAGACTTGGGCGACAAAATGCCAATGACAGGTCCTAAGAAGAGCTGTTATTTTTGTAGTaattgtgtgttatttatgCGAGGGAGAAGAGGACTaaatggatggagagagagagggtggtaATAGAGAgctaggtaaaaaaaaaaaaaggaaacagcgAGTGTAAAGAAAACAGACAGCAAAAGAAAGCGGAAATCAGATCATCGTGACAGTTTGCTGAGCATGCAGCCCAACATATATTTTGCCAACTGCACTGTACAAGAAGCGCAGAGACAAAATTACCCCTCATGTTACAGCAAATTGCAAGGCAACGGCAGTTATACCACCATCATGATTCATGCTCATTAACGTAGTGTATGATGTTACAGCTAATACAGACTGTGGCTGGCACACGAATGGGCCGAGGGCATGCATGGCAACGGCATTGGGTGACACTGAAGCGGGGGACGtcagaaaaaactgaaatttacacacatacattggTGTCAGCACATTTATGTCTGTATCCATGCAAACACCTACCTCTTTGTTGTTGTAGTCCTCACTGAGAAAGTTGCCATAACGCCTCCTTAGAAAGCCACCCAGCTCAAACTGTTGTTTCATGCCCAGCTGAAAGGAAAATTGCCATCACTGTTAATCTTTGTCGAAGATGATCTTTTGCGGTATATTTGGCAGATTTGAGGTCCAACTCAACTCATTTACATAAATTAACACAAACTACAGGGCCTCCTAGAGCCATAAATGATTTATTCACTGTAAACCGGCTAATTGCCAGAGACCAGAAcaatgtcacagtaggaaaggAATATACTGTAATGAAAAGTCTATAACAAGCTTTTCTTCCATCTCAAGAGGGATTTTATGTTGCACACAACATAAGTGAACTATATTTTTACTCCATATCTGAAGCTACTGCACCTGTACAGAGCTACAAAACGAGTTTAGACTTTTTGTACCAAGTCGGTAGGTTTTACTTTAGCCTCCGGTACTTTGGCCCTGAGGTACAAAACACAACGTCaaattagaaaaatacaaaacgcaagaaaatattattttaattaggtttttaatttttttttttgtgttttctataatgttgttgtgttttgcacCTCAGGGCCAGTGTACTTCAGCCCCCCATGACCCTGTGGGTATACGAAAATGGACAGGTTGATGGATTTTATACAATGTATAAAGATAAAAGctctttgtttagttttttttacaaacttgcTTCtcaaaatgatgatgataacatgcaagcacacacacacacacacacacatacctataCACACAGAATATGATAAGTAAATATGGTTTACTTCTAGCCCACTAGTATTCAGGTAACCTCCCACATGTCCTTCTCTACtgtatttccatgtttttactttattgtatGCCTTGCTGTACAACCAATTACCCTCCGGGGACAATAATAAAGTGGAAAGTAGAAACAGTACCCAGTACCCAGTACCCAGTACCTCAGTGAGCTGTCCGAATCCCTGAGCCCACACTTCCTCTCCATGTGGATCCTTGGGATACGATTCAATGGGCGATCGATCGCCATGTCGGAACACcttaaaagtcataataaattaTGTCACATGGAATTAGACGCCATACTGCTGTGCCAGCCGTTACACTGTGTACTTACCTTAAAAATAATCCAACCTGAGACAGAGGTCAGA
This sequence is a window from Etheostoma cragini isolate CJK2018 chromosome 21, CSU_Ecrag_1.0, whole genome shotgun sequence. Protein-coding genes within it:
- the mybpc2b gene encoding myosin binding protein Cb isoform X5: MPEPVPAEKQDGQAQREPTAEAEAQPETDDAPPTDGDSEADGDEQGSSELTGLFVEKPPENVVAVAGADVTLIARVDSSTLTRKPTMKWLKGKWMDLGSKAGKHMQFKETYDRNTKIYTYEMKIIKVVAGDAGGYRCEVTAKDKCDSSTFEISVEAAQQEQQQADILSAFKREGAGEDDGDLDFSALLKATKKKKKVKEEPEIDVWELLKSAHPSEYEKIAFEYGITDLRGMLKRLKKMKVVEPKHSEAFLKRLESCYSVEKGKKIVLRCEVVDPDTQVKWLKNGQEIKPSAKYIIESSGNVRTLTINRVSLADDAAYECVVGEDKCFTEVFVKEPPVTITKLMDDYHVVVGERVEFEVEVSEEGANVMWFFEDIELHKDKDTKYRFKKDGRKHTLIIQEATLDDIGMYHCWTNGGHTKGELEVEEKQLEVLQDIADLTVRATDQAMFKCEVSDDKVTGKWFKDGVEVLPSERIKMTHIGRFHRLIIDEVKPEDAGDYTFVPDGYALSLSAKLNFLEIKIDYVPRQDPPKIHLDTSGNMVSQNTIIVVAGNKLRLDVEITGEPAPTCVWSKGDQPITDTEGRIRVEARKDLSCFVIEGAEREDEGNYTICVTNPAGEDKAMLFVKIVDVPDPPENVRCTSVGEDCGTIVWDVPKFDGGAPLKGYLMERKKKGSSRWTKLNFDVYESTTYEAKRMIEGVMYEMRVFAINSIGMSPPSITSKPFMPIAPTSEPIRLSVHDVTDSTCTLKWLAPEKIGAGGLDGYVIEYCKEGDTEWVVANQELCERQGFVVRGLPVGEKINFRVVAVNIAGRSPPAVLGQPVTIREIMEHPKIRLPRELRTKYIRKVGEKINLTIPFQGKPRPVATWYKDGQPIDPQMVSVRNSNVDTILFIRSAEREHSGTYELVLKIENMEDRATVVIRIVDKPGPPLNVKVTEVWGFNAALEWAPPKDDGNCDITGYTIQKADFKTKEWFTVYEHNRRTNCTASDLIMGNEYMFRVFSENICGLSEEARVSKNTAVIAKKGLEIKTNPYKEKDMSCVPKFTQPLIDRCAVAGYSTAISCAVRGFPKPKIVWMKNRMIIGQDPKFLMQNNQGVLTLNIRKPGTFDSGKYSCMAVNDLGQDEVECKLDIRVAADPEKK